A single genomic interval of Neisseria leonii harbors:
- a CDS encoding DUF1415 domain-containing protein, protein MSDLDTEYIANRTRYWLEKAVIGLNLCPFAKAPYVKGLVRISVSRARHLDGFLEDLDRELQHLAATPPPILETTLLVHPTLFPDFPVFNDMLDAADAALADNQVEGIIQIAPFHPDFQFAGSRPDDIGNYTNRSPYPTLHLIREASIAKAVEAFPDPEQIFGRNIRLLEEMGHRGWEKLAVGCPHKEKP, encoded by the coding sequence ATGTCCGACCTCGATACCGAATACATCGCCAACCGCACCCGATACTGGCTGGAAAAAGCCGTTATCGGCCTGAATCTCTGCCCGTTTGCCAAAGCCCCTTACGTCAAAGGGCTGGTGCGCATCAGCGTGAGCCGTGCACGTCATCTCGACGGCTTTCTGGAAGATCTCGACCGCGAACTGCAACATCTGGCCGCCACGCCGCCGCCAATACTGGAAACCACTTTGCTGGTTCACCCCACTCTGTTTCCCGATTTTCCGGTTTTCAACGATATGCTCGACGCTGCCGATGCCGCGCTGGCAGACAACCAAGTCGAAGGCATCATACAGATCGCACCGTTCCACCCAGATTTTCAGTTTGCCGGCAGCCGGCCCGACGACATCGGCAATTACACCAACCGCAGCCCCTATCCCACTCTGCACCTGATCCGCGAAGCGAGTATCGCCAAAGCGGTGGAAGCCTTTCCCGATCCCGAGCAGATTTTCGGGCGCAATATCCGCCTGCTGGAAGAAATGGGGCATCGTGGCTGGGAAAAACTCGCTGTCGGCTGCCCGCATAAGGAGAAACCGTGA
- a CDS encoding Lrp/AsnC family transcriptional regulator, whose protein sequence is MMPLTLDKTDLKILQVLQENGRLTNVELSERVALSPSPCLRRLKQLEDAGIIRRYAALLSPAAVDLGLQAFIRVSINKATEAREDFARAVQTWPEVLSCFALTGETDYLLHAFFTDMNAFSRFVLETLLSHPGVQDAKSSFVLNEVKNTTALPLAHLQPEPA, encoded by the coding sequence ATGATGCCGCTCACACTCGACAAAACCGATTTAAAAATCCTCCAAGTACTTCAAGAAAACGGCCGGCTGACCAATGTCGAACTGTCCGAACGGGTGGCACTTTCGCCCTCACCCTGTCTGCGCCGTCTGAAACAGCTGGAAGATGCGGGAATCATCCGCCGTTATGCCGCCCTGCTGTCGCCTGCGGCGGTGGATTTGGGCCTGCAGGCATTTATCCGCGTGTCCATCAACAAAGCCACGGAAGCACGCGAAGACTTCGCCCGTGCCGTACAGACTTGGCCGGAAGTATTGAGCTGTTTTGCACTGACGGGGGAAACCGATTACCTGCTGCACGCGTTTTTTACCGATATGAACGCCTTTTCCCGCTTTGTGCTGGAAACCCTGCTCTCCCACCCCGGTGTACAGGATGCCAAATCCAGTTTTGTCCTCAACGAAGTGAAAAATACTACCGCGCTGCCGCTGGCCCACCTGCAACCCGAACCGGCATAA
- the gcvT gene encoding glycine cleavage system aminomethyltransferase GcvT translates to MTALKTTPFHQAHQDAGGKLIDFAGWELPIHYGSQIAEHEAVRTDAGMFDVSHMLVTDVTGDQAKAFFRKLIANDVAKLGFVGKALYSAMLNDKGGVIDDLIVYRTNEAETQYRIVSNGATREKDSAQFAKIGAEFGIAINPRYDLAMLAVQGPKAVEKLLKVKPEWAETVNNLAVFQGADLGGDWFVARTGYTGEDGVEVILPGSEANAFFAQLREAGVQPCGLGARDTLRMEAGMNLYGNDMDDDTSPLEAGMGWTVDLKDENRDFVGKTALLALKEKGVAFKQAGLLLAKGGVLRDHMEVITDAGKGITTSGVFSPSLKQSIAIARVPKDFNGDTAKVLMRGKEVDVRVLKLPFVRNGKQQFE, encoded by the coding sequence ATGACCGCCCTTAAAACCACCCCGTTCCACCAAGCCCACCAAGATGCCGGCGGCAAGCTGATCGATTTTGCCGGTTGGGAGTTGCCGATTCATTACGGCTCGCAAATTGCCGAACACGAAGCCGTGCGTACCGATGCCGGCATGTTCGACGTTTCCCATATGCTCGTTACCGATGTAACGGGCGATCAGGCCAAAGCCTTTTTCCGCAAACTGATTGCCAATGATGTCGCCAAACTCGGTTTTGTCGGCAAAGCCCTTTATTCGGCCATGCTCAACGACAAAGGCGGCGTGATTGACGATTTGATCGTATACCGCACCAACGAAGCCGAAACCCAATACCGCATCGTTTCCAACGGCGCCACCCGCGAGAAAGATTCCGCCCAGTTTGCCAAAATCGGCGCAGAATTCGGCATCGCGATCAATCCGCGCTACGATCTGGCCATGCTGGCCGTTCAAGGCCCGAAAGCCGTGGAAAAACTCCTGAAAGTGAAGCCCGAATGGGCGGAAACGGTAAACAATCTGGCCGTATTCCAAGGTGCCGATTTGGGCGGCGACTGGTTTGTCGCCCGCACCGGCTACACTGGTGAAGACGGCGTGGAAGTGATTCTTCCCGGCAGCGAAGCCAACGCCTTTTTTGCCCAATTGCGCGAAGCGGGTGTGCAGCCGTGCGGTCTCGGTGCACGCGACACCCTGCGTATGGAAGCAGGCATGAACCTCTACGGCAACGATATGGACGACGACACCAGCCCGCTCGAAGCCGGTATGGGCTGGACGGTGGACTTGAAAGACGAAAACCGCGATTTTGTCGGTAAAACCGCGCTGCTGGCTTTGAAAGAAAAAGGCGTGGCGTTCAAGCAGGCCGGCCTCTTGCTCGCCAAAGGCGGCGTATTGCGCGACCATATGGAAGTGATTACCGACGCGGGCAAAGGCATCACCACCAGCGGCGTGTTCTCGCCCAGCCTGAAACAGTCCATCGCCATCGCCCGAGTGCCGAAAGATTTCAACGGCGATACGGCCAAAGTATTGATGCGTGGCAAAGAAGTAGACGTGCGCGTGTTGAAACTGCCGTTTGTGCGCAACGGCAAGCAGCAGTTTGAATAA